In one Candidatus Micrarchaeota archaeon genomic region, the following are encoded:
- a CDS encoding transglycosylase SLT domain-containing protein — MQRQRGRGGASLKSMATCGVGVCSAVVALSIFPGSLAQYRIEPQPSVQKTAELSVKVDKDSDAFYAGLYMKGGKWDIAELRKKQDEYFEFIRDNRRTGKFYSYPNAIESFMPIINGASRKYGVNPRIIASIIQAESFGYTYAIGSDGEMGLMQPDPNKHPKEMMANYSRIFDPRVNIDLGTSLFKDYLVEFHGNSRKALEAYNAGENSVIRNRLPKSTREYVSNVLRRCSFSIRIRR; from the coding sequence ATGCAAAGGCAGAGAGGCAGGGGAGGCGCAAGCCTGAAGAGCATGGCAACATGCGGCGTGGGCGTATGCTCAGCGGTAGTTGCGCTTTCCATATTTCCCGGATCGCTTGCGCAATACAGGATTGAGCCGCAGCCTTCAGTCCAAAAAACCGCGGAATTGAGCGTGAAAGTGGATAAGGACAGCGATGCGTTCTATGCAGGCTTGTACATGAAGGGCGGGAAATGGGACATAGCAGAACTTAGGAAGAAGCAGGATGAGTATTTCGAGTTCATCAGGGACAACAGGAGGACGGGCAAGTTTTACAGCTACCCGAATGCAATCGAAAGCTTCATGCCGATAATAAACGGCGCGTCAAGGAAATACGGCGTGAATCCGAGAATCATAGCCTCGATAATACAGGCGGAATCTTTCGGATACACATACGCCATAGGCAGCGACGGGGAGATGGGACTGATGCAGCCGGATCCCAACAAGCACCCGAAGGAGATGATGGCAAACTACAGCAGGATATTCGATCCAAGGGTGAACATAGACCTGGGCACCTCACTGTTCAAGGACTATCTTGTGGAGTTCCACGGCAACAGCAGGAAGGCGCTCGAGGCGTACAATGCAGGGGAGAACAGCGTAATCAGGAACAGGCTGCCGAAAAGCACAAGGGAATACGTGAGCAACGTGCTCAGGAGGTGCAGCTTCAGCATACGGATAAGGAGATGA
- the priX gene encoding DNA primase noncatalytic subunit PriX, with product MVDSAALDFAYKYPFTREAKGIVHDQGSELKLKYLEMARKQIDIATTSGLEYSSISINSVKLDYVMAYLYSRMLLSALRRADMIRSYAEAEAKRSSVALLASENPEIIEVASQLGIRITETAQFRAHGTAHIDGDLSISFIDYVTHAPKAQGFELVNQRLSNGIVLLGRNNMVRVIERAMAGEIMKGLPIKTSELPKQVTEYSKGINLKAIPAVAASGLRGAKREEWIEKLLVTPIADVRHRTVNLILAPYLVNSKGLEVDEASRIISEYMEKCKQIDPNTKINDSYIRYQCSYAKKRGLRPLSLVRAKELLGSQLDIELQLGDSK from the coding sequence ATGGTTGATTCAGCCGCACTGGACTTTGCGTACAAGTACCCGTTTACCAGGGAAGCCAAGGGCATAGTCCACGACCAGGGCAGCGAGCTGAAGCTGAAATACCTGGAGATGGCAAGGAAGCAGATAGACATAGCAACTACCTCCGGCCTCGAGTACAGCAGCATAAGCATCAATTCCGTGAAGCTGGACTACGTGATGGCATACCTTTATTCGAGGATGCTGCTGAGCGCGCTCAGGCGCGCTGACATGATAAGGTCGTATGCGGAGGCCGAGGCGAAAAGATCCTCAGTTGCGCTCCTCGCATCGGAAAACCCCGAGATTATCGAGGTGGCCTCGCAGCTCGGCATCCGGATAACCGAGACTGCGCAGTTCCGGGCGCACGGCACTGCGCATATTGACGGCGACCTTTCCATAAGCTTCATAGACTACGTGACCCATGCGCCGAAGGCGCAGGGATTCGAGCTGGTGAACCAGAGGCTGAGCAACGGCATAGTGCTCCTGGGCAGGAACAACATGGTCAGGGTGATTGAGCGTGCGATGGCAGGGGAGATAATGAAAGGTCTCCCAATAAAGACATCCGAGCTGCCCAAGCAGGTAACCGAGTATTCAAAAGGGATAAATCTGAAGGCGATTCCTGCGGTTGCAGCAAGCGGGCTGCGCGGTGCCAAGCGGGAGGAATGGATAGAGAAGCTGCTTGTAACCCCAATTGCTGACGTAAGGCACAGGACCGTCAACCTGATACTAGCTCCGTACCTTGTGAATTCGAAGGGGCTGGAAGTAGATGAAGCAAGCAGGATAATAAGCGAATACATGGAGAAATGCAAGCAGATAGATCCCAACACCAAGATAAACGACAGCTACATAAGGTACCAGTGCTCATATGCGAAGAAGAGGGGCCTCAGGCCCCTGTCGCTTGTGCGCGCGAAGGAGCTCCTGGGAAGCCAGCTAGACATTGAGCTGCAGCTTGGCGATTCAAAATAA
- a CDS encoding 3'-5' exonuclease gives MGEMIVIDIETTGQVPWEHSILSIGAVDFNNPGNQFYMECTARRGAKIDQRALEINGFTMDEITSGKKESMEHMLREFVAWAGKVSDMTLAGHNHYMDVYFLEYSLNLFGIESPFRYRLVDTHTLVYAHMLSRNLDIPLDRNGSGINSEVFLKYCGLPKEPVPHNGLAGAKIEAEALSRLMFGKGIISEYKEFAIPEYLER, from the coding sequence ATGGGGGAAATGATAGTCATAGACATAGAGACGACCGGTCAGGTGCCTTGGGAGCATTCCATACTGAGCATAGGCGCAGTGGATTTCAACAATCCAGGCAACCAGTTCTATATGGAATGCACGGCCAGGCGGGGCGCGAAGATAGACCAGAGGGCGCTGGAAATAAACGGGTTCACGATGGACGAGATAACCAGCGGCAAAAAGGAAAGCATGGAGCACATGTTAAGGGAATTCGTGGCATGGGCCGGCAAGGTGAGCGACATGACGCTTGCAGGGCACAACCATTACATGGACGTGTATTTCCTTGAGTACTCGTTGAACCTCTTCGGGATAGAAAGCCCTTTCAGGTACAGGCTCGTTGACACGCACACGCTCGTATATGCGCACATGCTCTCCAGGAATCTGGATATACCGCTGGACAGGAACGGCTCGGGAATAAACTCCGAAGTTTTCCTTAAATACTGCGGGCTTCCGAAGGAGCCGGTGCCGCACAACGGGCTTGCCGGTGCGAAGATCGAGGCGGAGGCGCTTTCCAGGCTCATGTTCGGAAAGGGCATAATAAGCGAGTACAAAGAGTTCGCGATTCCGGAGTACCTCGAAAGGTAA
- a CDS encoding 3'-5' exonuclease, whose translation MIVLDMEMSGLDIRRNSILSIGAVDFNNPGNQFYMECRLRKYGKFDSEALAVNGFTEKGIRDRKKPSEENMLREFCKWMDSVNDRTIAGHNVQFDIRFLKHALYKYGIDYKVGSRCVDTYALAYINMLKGRRNPPMKENRADITSNVVFRYCGLDREPDPHNALTGAKMMAESISRIVYGRSIIDEFGPFRIPDYLKQ comes from the coding sequence ATGATAGTTTTGGACATGGAGATGTCAGGATTGGACATAAGGAGGAATTCCATACTGAGCATAGGCGCAGTGGATTTCAACAATCCAGGCAACCAGTTCTACATGGAATGCAGGCTGAGGAAGTACGGGAAGTTCGATTCTGAGGCGCTTGCGGTGAACGGCTTCACCGAGAAGGGCATAAGGGACAGGAAGAAGCCCAGCGAGGAAAACATGCTCCGCGAGTTCTGCAAGTGGATGGATTCGGTGAACGACAGGACGATAGCAGGGCACAACGTCCAGTTCGACATACGTTTCCTCAAGCACGCATTGTACAAGTACGGCATAGACTACAAGGTGGGGAGCAGGTGCGTTGACACGTATGCGTTGGCGTACATAAACATGCTCAAAGGCAGGAGGAACCCGCCGATGAAGGAGAACCGCGCGGACATAACATCGAACGTTGTATTCAGGTACTGCGGGCTTGACAGGGAGCCTGACCCGCACAACGCGCTGACCGGTGCAAAGATGATGGCAGAATCGATATCAAGGATTGTCTACGGTAGGAGCATAATCGATGAATTCGGGCCTTTCAGGATCCCGGATTACCTGAAGCAGTGA
- a CDS encoding maleylpyruvate isomerase N-terminal domain-containing protein: protein MEVDKLHKEFFKLLERLDKGDWKLKVNENWTIKDVVAHLVGWEREDARTLYKLYKTRKRAWWSHTNNFDDFNKKSVKRYKTYSNSALIKEWKHQYKIVKREMKRIGITDLKADSKRFGWLFDGTDANHIFGHYKQIQKVLSNNSKYSSR, encoded by the coding sequence GTGGAAGTTGATAAACTTCATAAAGAATTCTTTAAATTACTAGAAAGACTGGACAAAGGTGATTGGAAACTAAAAGTGAACGAAAATTGGACAATTAAGGATGTTGTTGCTCATTTAGTCGGTTGGGAAAGAGAGGATGCAAGGACATTATACAAGCTATATAAAACGCGTAAAAGGGCCTGGTGGTCTCATACAAATAATTTTGATGATTTCAATAAAAAGTCAGTCAAACGATACAAGACATATTCCAATAGTGCTTTGATAAAAGAATGGAAGCACCAGTATAAGATAGTAAAAAGGGAGATGAAGCGGATAGGGATAACTGATTTAAAAGCCGACTCAAAAAGATTCGGATGGCTTTTTGATGGGACAGACGCTAATCATATTTTCGGCCATTATAAACAAATTCAAAAGGTATTATCCAATAATTCCAAATACAGCTCACGCTAA
- a CDS encoding SGNH/GDSL hydrolase family protein, which produces MSTILCFGDSITFGEGYNGGWCGYLKKWFEQLNDGNKVYNLGIPGQDSSELLERLNIETKARLRSKEQMDACTTIIAIGTNDTKYNNFVSEENILIKEGKFRSNVLELIRNATSLNQKVAFLGLLPVDESKTLQRSGTVLTNERVTRFNNIIKECCKHENLPFLDINKIMLKKDYKILLEDGLHPNAKGYRFIFTKVRNFLKKNDLL; this is translated from the coding sequence TTGAGTACGATTTTGTGCTTTGGGGACAGCATCACCTTCGGGGAAGGCTATAATGGTGGTTGGTGCGGTTATCTGAAGAAATGGTTTGAACAGCTTAACGATGGGAATAAAGTCTATAATTTAGGGATACCTGGCCAAGACTCATCTGAATTACTGGAAAGGCTTAACATCGAAACAAAAGCCAGACTAAGATCCAAGGAGCAAATGGATGCTTGCACAACGATAATAGCGATAGGGACTAACGATACAAAGTACAATAACTTTGTCTCTGAAGAGAATATACTGATTAAAGAAGGCAAATTCAGAAGCAACGTTTTAGAACTCATAAGAAATGCAACATCATTAAATCAGAAGGTGGCATTCCTGGGGCTTCTTCCAGTTGACGAATCAAAGACTTTGCAGCGCAGTGGTACTGTATTGACAAATGAGAGGGTGACAAGATTCAACAACATAATCAAAGAATGTTGCAAACACGAGAATTTGCCTTTTCTGGATATAAATAAGATAATGCTGAAAAAGGATTACAAAATTTTATTGGAAGATGGCCTGCATCCTAATGCCAAGGGCTACAGATTTATTTTTACAAAAGTAAGGAATTTCTTGAAAAAGAATGACTTATTGTGA
- a CDS encoding RNHCP domain-containing protein, translating into MEQNSRRFSKNQENFTCDVCKKNVKGTGYTDHCPRCLWSKHMDINPGDRASDCGGLMEPVKSENDRNGFIIIYECRKCKVRKRVRAAENDNEGVLIELLSR; encoded by the coding sequence ATGGAGCAAAATTCCAGGAGATTTTCGAAGAACCAGGAAAATTTCACGTGTGACGTGTGCAAAAAGAACGTAAAAGGCACCGGGTATACGGATCACTGCCCAAGGTGCCTGTGGAGCAAGCACATGGACATAAACCCCGGGGACAGGGCTTCGGACTGCGGCGGCCTCATGGAGCCTGTAAAGTCTGAAAACGACAGGAACGGGTTCATAATAATATACGAATGCAGGAAATGCAAGGTGCGAAAGAGGGTCCGCGCGGCCGAGAATGACAATGAGGGCGTTCTTATCGAGCTCCTGAGCAGGTGA
- a CDS encoding aspartate ammonia-lyase produces MRLEEDSFGSIKVPSDAYYGPFTQRSMDNFHISGTYFQKEFIHAYAILKRSAAIANERLGALDPRISRAIVRACDEIINGKFGDQFRVDVFQAGTGTSTNMNLNEVIANRALEILGHKRGNYRVVNPNDHVNMSQSTNDTFQSAAHIAACLMIKKRLVPALEKYQKSIEKKSGEFSGIVKSGRTHLMDAVPITLGQEFSGYTIEQEMKEIREASDDLLHLSVGGTAVGTGLNTYPKYKSLFFSELNRYTKSRFVPVKNNFAMTQNITTIAETSSKLRNLCLKLIKTSNDLRLMSSGPYAGLNEIALPAVQAGSSIMPGKVNPSMPEMLTMVCFSVMGNDSTIAIAAQGGQFELNIFVPVAAYKLLESIGILSKGIEVFTERCISGIRPNRAQLRGYFERSAEVATALSPALGYERVAMLVKEAERRDLSIRDLVLEKRLIGKKELDRILDPARLTRPDLPFSKAGKKRA; encoded by the coding sequence ATGCGATTGGAAGAGGATTCATTCGGAAGCATAAAAGTGCCGTCGGACGCCTACTACGGGCCTTTCACGCAAAGGTCGATGGACAACTTCCACATTTCAGGGACTTATTTCCAGAAGGAATTCATACACGCGTATGCGATTCTGAAACGCTCCGCAGCCATAGCAAACGAAAGGCTCGGCGCCCTGGACCCGAGGATATCCAGGGCGATAGTCAGGGCATGCGACGAAATAATAAACGGCAAGTTCGGCGACCAGTTCAGGGTTGACGTCTTCCAGGCTGGCACGGGAACCTCGACCAACATGAACCTGAACGAGGTCATAGCGAACAGGGCATTGGAAATCCTCGGGCACAAGAGGGGAAACTACAGGGTCGTAAATCCTAACGACCACGTGAACATGTCCCAGTCGACCAACGACACCTTCCAGTCTGCGGCGCACATTGCCGCATGCCTAATGATTAAGAAAAGGCTCGTCCCAGCGTTGGAAAAGTACCAGAAGTCGATAGAGAAGAAGTCGGGGGAATTTTCTGGTATAGTGAAGTCCGGGAGGACGCACCTCATGGATGCCGTTCCGATAACCCTCGGGCAGGAGTTCAGCGGCTATACGATAGAGCAGGAGATGAAGGAGATAAGGGAGGCATCCGATGACCTGCTGCACCTAAGCGTGGGGGGTACTGCCGTAGGCACCGGACTGAACACGTACCCAAAATACAAGAGCCTGTTTTTCTCGGAACTAAACAGGTACACTAAATCCAGGTTCGTACCTGTAAAAAACAATTTCGCGATGACGCAGAACATAACCACCATAGCTGAAACAAGCTCAAAACTCAGGAACCTCTGCTTAAAGCTCATAAAGACCTCAAACGACCTGAGGCTCATGTCTTCCGGCCCGTATGCTGGGCTCAACGAGATTGCGCTGCCTGCAGTGCAGGCGGGCTCTTCCATAATGCCGGGCAAGGTGAACCCTTCGATGCCCGAGATGCTGACAATGGTGTGCTTCAGCGTGATGGGCAACGATTCCACAATAGCTATTGCAGCGCAGGGGGGCCAGTTCGAGCTCAACATATTTGTACCGGTTGCCGCATACAAGCTGCTTGAATCGATAGGAATACTCTCAAAGGGCATTGAGGTGTTCACTGAAAGGTGCATATCAGGCATAAGGCCGAACAGGGCGCAGCTAAGGGGATATTTCGAGAGGAGCGCCGAAGTCGCAACCGCGCTTTCCCCTGCACTGGGCTACGAGAGAGTGGCAATGCTTGTCAAGGAGGCTGAGCGCAGGGACTTAAGCATAAGGGATTTGGTGCTGGAGAAAAGGCTTATTGGGAAAAAGGAGCTTGACAGGATCCTTGATCCTGCAAGGCTGACTAGGCCGGACCTTCCGTTTTCAAAAGCAGGCAAAAAAAGGGCTTAG
- a CDS encoding peptidylprolyl isomerase translates to MQLDKITAKPLYPILIIVVAAAIIGSAYFVLSGAATPAVAAGDNVSVYYTGKFTNGTVFDTNVGKQPLQFTAGSNQLIEGFDQGVIGMKLNETKTITLPPSQAYGEVNPSLIVQVPLSSFGNQTVSVGMVVTTSSYQQGTITAVNATTATVDFNPPLAGDTLVFTIKVVGIKKKG, encoded by the coding sequence ATGCAATTGGACAAGATAACCGCGAAACCGCTCTACCCCATACTGATAATCGTAGTGGCTGCTGCAATAATAGGTTCGGCGTACTTTGTGCTCAGCGGAGCCGCAACTCCCGCAGTTGCTGCAGGGGACAACGTGAGCGTATACTATACCGGGAAGTTCACGAACGGCACCGTGTTCGATACGAACGTGGGCAAGCAGCCGCTGCAGTTCACTGCCGGCTCAAACCAGCTGATCGAGGGCTTCGATCAGGGAGTAATAGGCATGAAGCTAAATGAAACTAAGACGATAACGCTGCCCCCAAGCCAGGCCTACGGCGAGGTCAATCCTAGCCTGATAGTGCAGGTGCCGCTGAGCAGCTTCGGCAACCAGACCGTTAGCGTAGGCATGGTTGTAACCACCTCAAGCTACCAGCAGGGAACGATAACCGCGGTCAACGCAACCACGGCAACTGTGGACTTCAACCCGCCGCTTGCGGGTGACACCCTTGTATTCACAATCAAGGTCGTCGGCATAAAGAAAAAGGGATGA
- a CDS encoding FAD-binding protein: MDDYKKVSCDVLVIGEGGAGLRAAIEASGKGSYVVLVSKTLLGKAHTVMAEGGIAAAVANVDSKDTWQVHFSDTIVEGDYIGDWRMAEILVKEAPERVYELERYGALFDRTPDGRIMQRAFGAHTYRRLCHVGDKTGLELIRTLEDRILHSNVSFMDELMITKLAKRGNRIIGAIGLDLKEGKYAVIESKAVVIATGGGGKIYKTTSNSKETTGDGIALALDAGAELRDMEMVQFHPTGMVYPHGVKGVLVTEGARGEGGILLNSKGERFMLRYSPKLKELDARDVVARAIYNEIKSGNGTEHGGVYLDVTHMSGSFIKKKLPAMYEQFLEFAGVDITKEKMEVAPTVHYFMGGIGVDPENCSTSMDGLFAAGEVAGGLHGANRLGGNSLADILVFGRRAGSAASDYAGKVKNESIGGNEISREIKRIRSYLANGKESPYALIEELRKSMSMHVGIIRERSGLSQALEDILKLRKRSGGIGVEGGEKYNQGLVACIELGFMLNVAECIVRSALERKESRGAHARSDYPAKKREWKGNIYCKSSRGGISLRLKEVPEMPARLGRLVTPERYT, translated from the coding sequence ATGGATGATTACAAAAAGGTAAGCTGCGATGTTCTTGTAATAGGGGAAGGCGGCGCAGGCTTGCGAGCGGCAATCGAGGCAAGCGGCAAGGGCTCGTATGTAGTGCTCGTATCAAAGACGCTGCTCGGCAAGGCGCATACTGTAATGGCGGAAGGTGGCATAGCCGCTGCAGTGGCAAACGTAGATTCAAAGGACACCTGGCAGGTGCACTTCTCCGACACCATTGTTGAGGGCGATTACATCGGCGACTGGAGGATGGCGGAGATACTGGTCAAGGAGGCTCCCGAGCGCGTGTATGAATTGGAGAGATACGGCGCGCTGTTCGACAGGACGCCTGACGGCAGGATAATGCAGCGCGCATTCGGCGCGCACACGTACAGGAGGCTGTGCCACGTAGGCGACAAGACAGGCCTTGAGCTTATAAGGACGCTGGAGGACAGGATACTCCACAGCAACGTATCGTTCATGGACGAGCTGATGATAACAAAGCTCGCGAAGAGGGGGAACAGGATAATAGGCGCAATAGGGCTGGACCTCAAGGAGGGGAAATACGCAGTTATAGAATCGAAGGCGGTCGTCATTGCAACCGGAGGCGGCGGCAAGATATACAAGACTACATCCAATTCAAAGGAGACTACCGGAGACGGCATTGCGCTTGCGCTTGATGCGGGGGCCGAGCTCCGCGACATGGAGATGGTGCAGTTCCATCCTACAGGGATGGTCTATCCGCACGGGGTCAAGGGAGTGCTCGTCACCGAAGGCGCCAGGGGGGAAGGGGGCATACTGCTGAATTCCAAGGGGGAGAGGTTCATGCTAAGGTACTCGCCGAAGCTTAAGGAGCTTGACGCGAGGGACGTTGTGGCAAGGGCAATCTACAACGAGATAAAATCAGGGAACGGAACGGAGCACGGTGGAGTATACCTTGATGTAACGCACATGAGCGGCAGCTTCATAAAGAAGAAACTTCCAGCGATGTACGAGCAGTTCCTGGAATTCGCAGGGGTTGACATAACTAAGGAGAAGATGGAAGTTGCCCCGACTGTGCACTATTTCATGGGAGGCATAGGGGTTGATCCGGAAAACTGCAGCACCAGCATGGATGGTCTCTTTGCCGCGGGGGAAGTTGCAGGGGGCCTCCACGGGGCCAACAGGCTCGGGGGGAATTCGCTTGCGGACATACTCGTGTTCGGGAGGAGAGCGGGAAGCGCTGCATCTGATTATGCGGGAAAAGTGAAGAACGAGAGTATTGGCGGCAATGAGATATCGCGGGAGATAAAAAGGATAAGATCGTATCTAGCCAACGGGAAGGAGAGCCCGTACGCGCTTATAGAGGAGCTGAGGAAGTCGATGAGCATGCATGTTGGGATTATAAGGGAAAGGAGCGGGCTGTCGCAGGCGCTTGAAGACATATTGAAGCTCAGGAAGAGATCCGGGGGCATCGGCGTTGAGGGCGGCGAGAAGTACAACCAGGGGCTAGTGGCATGCATAGAGCTTGGATTCATGCTGAATGTTGCGGAATGCATAGTGAGATCCGCACTGGAGAGGAAGGAGAGCAGGGGCGCGCATGCGAGGAGCGACTACCCGGCTAAGAAAAGGGAATGGAAAGGAAACATATACTGCAAATCGAGCAGGGGAGGAATATCGCTCAGATTAAAGGAGGTTCCGGAGATGCCCGCGCGCCTTGGCAGGCTTGTAACGCCCGAGAGATATACATGA
- a CDS encoding succinate dehydrogenase/fumarate reductase iron-sulfur subunit: protein MRSIKMRVYRQDPEKDSSGRYEEYAVQVEEGMVVLGAIISIIESIDSTLSARWNCEAARCGSCSAEINGVPRLMCKTRLDGLGDVVTVGPMRAFRLVKDLVTDVSENYDAERKIPEFHPDPSARRPWKMAGMDVARSKEFRKCIECYLCMDVCHVIREHKASYIGPRHVIKAAALDMHPLDTIDRSEMLNKDSGIGYCNVTKCCQEVCPEHIKITDNAIIPEKERGADSIYDPLGRLFKKKGSV from the coding sequence ATGAGGAGCATAAAGATGAGAGTATACAGGCAGGATCCGGAGAAGGATAGCTCCGGCCGTTACGAGGAATATGCAGTCCAGGTGGAAGAGGGCATGGTGGTCCTTGGTGCAATCATCAGCATAATAGAATCCATTGACTCAACGCTTTCCGCAAGATGGAACTGCGAGGCAGCCAGATGCGGATCCTGCAGTGCGGAGATAAACGGGGTTCCGAGGCTCATGTGCAAGACCAGGCTGGACGGGCTCGGCGATGTCGTTACCGTTGGGCCGATGAGGGCTTTCAGGCTCGTCAAGGACCTGGTTACCGACGTATCCGAAAATTACGATGCGGAAAGGAAGATTCCGGAGTTCCATCCGGACCCCAGCGCCAGGAGGCCCTGGAAAATGGCTGGCATGGACGTAGCAAGGTCTAAGGAGTTCAGGAAATGCATAGAATGCTACCTTTGCATGGATGTTTGCCACGTCATCAGGGAGCACAAGGCAAGTTACATAGGGCCGAGGCACGTCATAAAGGCCGCGGCGCTAGACATGCATCCCCTCGATACCATCGACAGGTCGGAAATGCTCAACAAGGATTCTGGGATAGGGTACTGCAATGTCACCAAATGCTGCCAGGAGGTATGTCCCGAACACATAAAAATCACGGACAATGCGATAATACCGGAAAAGGAAAGGGGCGCAGACAGCATATACGATCCACTTGGCAGGCTCTTCAAGAAAAAGGGCAGTGTATGA
- a CDS encoding NADP-dependent malic enzyme, with translation MVEEGDVLEAHKKSRGKIGIIGRVEVETREQLSTYYTPGVAYACLAIKDDKNTVYDYTLKGRTVAIVTDGTRVLGLGKIGPDAGLPVMEGKALLLKKFGGVDAFPLCIGDVDEDRIVEIVKAACAPFGAINIEDIETPKCLRIADRLKKELDIPVFHDDRNGVGVVALAALTNALKLAGKKLSSAKIVINGAGTAGIGIAEMLSYAGARNIYAVDTSGLIYKGRQENMNYAKEMIADITNRDGKTGDIRSVANGADVLIGVSAKGAFDRELIGSMSDKAIVFALANPDPEISYEEAKGAGAFIVATGRSDTPNQVNNLSAFPGILRGILEARAKGIDEYVLLRASAVISKAAARNLSPESIMPDLTDNSAARKLTASVAAEVVRALLKQGLARIDANPSEVKKNVSDSLKKYRKLERLAARQGLLS, from the coding sequence ATGGTTGAAGAAGGCGATGTACTTGAAGCCCACAAAAAATCCAGGGGCAAGATAGGGATAATCGGGAGGGTCGAGGTGGAGACAAGGGAGCAGCTGTCCACCTATTACACCCCGGGGGTAGCATACGCCTGCCTCGCGATAAAGGATGACAAAAACACGGTCTACGATTATACGCTGAAAGGCAGGACCGTAGCTATAGTAACCGATGGGACAAGGGTTCTCGGACTGGGGAAAATAGGTCCGGATGCAGGACTTCCGGTGATGGAAGGCAAGGCCCTACTGCTCAAGAAGTTCGGCGGCGTGGATGCATTCCCACTCTGCATTGGCGACGTGGATGAGGATAGGATAGTGGAGATCGTAAAGGCGGCATGCGCGCCTTTCGGTGCAATAAACATAGAGGACATAGAGACACCCAAATGCCTCAGGATTGCAGACAGGCTGAAAAAGGAGCTTGACATACCTGTTTTCCACGATGACAGGAACGGGGTGGGCGTGGTGGCGCTTGCGGCGCTCACTAATGCGTTGAAGCTCGCAGGCAAGAAGCTCAGCAGCGCGAAAATAGTCATAAACGGCGCAGGAACAGCAGGCATAGGCATAGCGGAGATGCTGAGCTACGCCGGGGCCAGGAACATATATGCGGTCGATACCTCCGGATTGATATACAAAGGAAGGCAGGAGAACATGAATTACGCGAAGGAGATGATTGCAGATATTACAAACCGCGATGGGAAGACCGGAGACATAAGATCGGTTGCAAACGGCGCAGACGTGCTCATAGGCGTATCAGCCAAAGGCGCATTCGACAGGGAACTCATAGGCTCGATGTCTGACAAGGCGATCGTGTTTGCTCTTGCGAATCCTGATCCTGAAATAAGCTACGAAGAGGCGAAGGGTGCCGGAGCCTTTATAGTTGCAACAGGAAGGAGCGATACGCCCAACCAGGTCAACAACCTGTCGGCTTTTCCGGGAATACTGCGCGGTATTCTGGAAGCTAGGGCGAAGGGAATAGACGAATACGTCCTTCTCAGGGCGTCAGCCGTGATATCAAAGGCCGCGGCCAGGAACCTTTCACCGGAATCGATAATGCCTGATTTGACGGACAACAGCGCCGCAAGGAAGCTGACAGCCAGCGTAGCGGCTGAGGTCGTCAGGGCGCTGCTCAAGCAGGGCCTGGCAAGGATAGATGCGAACCCGAGCGAAGTAAAGAAAAACGTCAGCGATTCGCTGAAAAAATACAGGAAGCTGGAGCGGCTTGCAGCGAGGCAGGGACTGCTTTCCTAA
- a CDS encoding 30S ribosomal protein S11 — protein sequence MPKKAQVKKTAAPPQQGAKAKDKENVSYESKAMAQQVVKPKAERWAVAHVYSSANDTIITLTDLSGAETIAVGSGGMMVNADSQEGSPYAAMQAAYKVAAEAKEKGITNINIEIRAPGGHGAKTPGAGAQAVVRVLARSGLRVNRIGDVTPIPTDTTRRPGGRRGRRV from the coding sequence ATGCCGAAGAAAGCCCAGGTTAAAAAAACTGCAGCGCCGCCGCAGCAGGGGGCAAAGGCAAAGGACAAGGAGAACGTTTCATACGAATCTAAGGCAATGGCGCAGCAGGTGGTCAAGCCAAAGGCCGAGCGATGGGCCGTGGCTCACGTGTATTCGTCTGCAAACGACACGATAATAACGCTTACAGATCTTAGCGGCGCCGAAACGATAGCTGTTGGCAGCGGCGGCATGATGGTAAACGCCGATTCGCAGGAGGGATCGCCCTACGCTGCAATGCAGGCAGCATACAAGGTCGCTGCGGAGGCAAAGGAAAAGGGCATAACCAACATAAACATAGAGATAAGGGCGCCAGGAGGCCACGGCGCCAAGACACCCGGTGCTGGGGCCCAGGCTGTCGTTAGGGTATTGGCAAGGAGCGGCCTCAGGGTCAACAGGATAGGCGATGTAACCCCGATACCTACAGACACTACAAGGAGGCCTGGCGGAAGAAGGGGAAGAAGGGTATAA